In Methanonatronarchaeum sp. AMET-Sl, one genomic interval encodes:
- a CDS encoding Hsp20/alpha crystallin family protein produces the protein MTRDKDPFDELFEKMLRDFFDRDHGEMGFVDIFEEMWPHLDEVNEEKLRKAVDERRRASGEGPFRFGFSIRMDQSGEPEVRSFGDRVSDKGREPLVDVFDKEDNIVVTAEIPGVNEEDISIAVHGDKVLIEAESDSDRYSREVNLPRPVDSESMEMEYKNGVLSLKFKPS, from the coding sequence ATGACTAGAGATAAAGATCCTTTTGATGAATTGTTTGAGAAGATGTTGAGAGATTTCTTCGATAGAGATCATGGTGAGATGGGTTTTGTTGACATTTTTGAGGAGATGTGGCCCCATTTAGATGAAGTTAACGAAGAAAAACTGAGGAAGGCAGTTGATGAGCGACGTCGTGCTTCCGGGGAGGGTCCATTTAGGTTTGGTTTTTCGATTCGTATGGATCAGTCTGGTGAACCCGAAGTAAGGAGTTTTGGTGACCGAGTTAGTGATAAGGGTAGGGAGCCATTGGTCGATGTTTTCGATAAAGAAGACAATATAGTTGTTACAGCAGAAATTCCTGGAGTCAATGAAGAAGATATCTCTATTGCTGTCCATGGTGATAAGGTTCTTATTGAAGCAGAAAGCGATTCAGATAGATATTCTAGGGAAGTTAACTTACCTAGACCTGTTGACAGTGAATCAATGGAGATGGAGTACAAAAATGGGGTTTTAAGCCTAAAATTCAAGCCATCTTAA
- a CDS encoding Hsp20/alpha crystallin family protein, translating to MNKVDFIIGRIERFIEDLRDDKDFEILGMIHRKLESSLLPFTDIYERDGVLILVMDVPGFSKEELEVRVKGSGKKLVVSGRRDKELANYLMDGRALEFETEIRLPSKVKDEGRAELENGVLTVKLEKVEDKGSSIEVTSSSP from the coding sequence TTGAATAAAGTTGATTTTATTATAGGTAGGATAGAGCGTTTTATTGAAGATTTACGGGATGATAAGGATTTTGAGATATTGGGTATGATTCACAGGAAGTTAGAATCTTCTTTGTTGCCTTTCACGGATATATATGAACGGGACGGGGTTTTAATCCTGGTTATGGATGTTCCTGGTTTTTCGAAAGAAGAGCTTGAAGTCCGAGTTAAAGGTAGTGGTAAGAAGTTGGTTGTAAGTGGTAGGCGGGATAAAGAACTTGCTAACTACTTGATGGATGGAAGGGCTCTTGAGTTTGAAACAGAGATTCGCCTGCCTTCTAAAGTTAAGGATGAGGGTAGGGCAGAGCTTGAAAACGGTGTATTAACCGTTAAGTTGGAGAAGGTTGAAGATAAAGGTAGTTCAATAGAGGTGACATCTTCCTCTCCCTAA
- a CDS encoding nucleoside recognition domain-containing protein, protein MDWVLGPFIERMVVLFTRLVPFIVLGIVGANILVKFGLLDKLAFLSKPFIRWGNLSKAGGATITTLLGSGPAGYAMLAGFYEDGVVKEQEVIITVIAGTFFGYLSHMPTFYLPVVLPLLGLYAGGLYIFFQIGIAFLITLIGIILGAIYLDGGGDKIDLGIETSFNEINDKWSVAWSGVTESLPTLKKILSRVIIVYTIANLLISLNLFDQITHYIEPITKVFGLPPEVSTIIVVRIADVTSSITLAGELLADGSVTPIYAVGGLLVGSLFSMTVFLAKSSLPNKIAYFGPKLGTKVAIYKFIINILVTAIAIYVLFSFI, encoded by the coding sequence ATGGATTGGGTTTTAGGACCGTTTATTGAGAGGATGGTTGTTCTCTTTACAAGGCTTGTTCCTTTTATCGTCTTAGGTATTGTTGGAGCTAATATATTGGTTAAGTTTGGTTTACTCGATAAACTGGCTTTCCTTTCAAAACCCTTTATTAGGTGGGGCAACCTCTCTAAAGCGGGTGGAGCTACAATTACTACATTGCTTGGAAGCGGTCCTGCTGGATACGCAATGCTAGCTGGTTTTTATGAAGATGGTGTTGTTAAAGAACAGGAAGTTATAATCACAGTTATTGCGGGCACTTTTTTCGGCTACCTGAGTCATATGCCCACTTTCTACCTACCCGTTGTACTCCCCCTACTGGGTTTATATGCAGGCGGCCTATACATCTTCTTTCAAATCGGAATTGCATTCCTAATAACCTTGATAGGTATTATTTTAGGAGCAATATACCTTGATGGTGGTGGTGATAAAATAGATCTAGGTATCGAAACAAGTTTTAATGAGATTAACGATAAATGGAGTGTCGCATGGAGCGGCGTGACCGAATCATTACCAACACTAAAAAAAATCCTATCCAGAGTTATAATAGTCTACACAATCGCAAACCTACTTATCTCCCTAAACCTCTTCGACCAAATCACCCATTACATCGAGCCCATTACAAAGGTTTTTGGCCTACCACCCGAAGTTTCAACCATTATTGTTGTAAGAATCGCTGACGTAACAAGCTCAATAACACTTGCAGGAGAGTTATTGGCAGATGGCTCCGTCACACCCATATACGCCGTTGGCGGCCTTCTTGTAGGCAGTTTATTCTCCATGACAGTTTTCCTTGCCAAAAGTAGTTTACCAAACAAAATCGCTTATTTCGGACCAAAACTAGGTACAAAGGTCGCAATCTACAAATTCATCATAAACATACTGGTTACCGCTATAGCAATATACGTGTTGTTCAGCTTTATATAA
- a CDS encoding malic enzyme-like NAD(P)-binding protein produces the protein MEFNEKALKYNKGGKIQINGKVTVKNQEDLSLAYTPGVAEPSKEIARDKNKVYDYTNKSNTVAVISDGSAVLGLGDIGPEASMPVMEGKSLLFKLFAGIDAYPLCINQKDPEKITELIKATEPTYGGINLEDITAPKCFEIEKKLKKTMNIPVFHDDQHGTAIIVLGAVYNALEITEKNLKDIKIVVNGAGASGIAITKILLDAGAQNIIQCDSKGTIYKGRETNMNKYKKQIANKTNPENIKGNLKKSMKNADLFIGLSVPNVVNKKMIRNMAENPIVFPMANPEPEIYPEKAKEAGAKIVGSGRSDYPNQINNVLGFPGIFRGALDIRAQDINEEMKIAAAKALADLAKQPILKKLKKQYPDEDLKGFNENYIIPKPLDPRVVPKVAEAVAQAGIKTGVARKKPKPGQIEQKTKKLTQKNRLI, from the coding sequence ATGGAATTTAACGAAAAAGCATTGAAGTATAACAAAGGCGGAAAAATCCAGATCAACGGCAAAGTCACTGTAAAAAACCAAGAAGACCTAAGCCTCGCATACACACCAGGCGTCGCCGAACCATCAAAAGAGATAGCCAGAGATAAAAACAAGGTATACGACTACACCAACAAATCAAACACCGTAGCCGTAATAAGCGATGGCTCAGCCGTCCTAGGATTAGGCGATATAGGGCCAGAAGCATCTATGCCCGTAATGGAAGGAAAATCCCTTCTATTCAAACTATTCGCAGGCATAGACGCATACCCCCTATGCATAAACCAAAAAGACCCAGAAAAAATAACCGAACTCATAAAAGCAACAGAACCAACATACGGAGGAATAAACCTCGAAGACATAACAGCACCAAAATGCTTCGAAATAGAAAAAAAACTCAAGAAAACAATGAACATACCCGTGTTCCACGACGACCAACACGGAACAGCAATAATAGTTTTAGGCGCAGTATACAACGCCCTAGAAATAACCGAAAAAAACCTCAAAGACATAAAAATAGTAGTAAATGGAGCCGGAGCATCAGGAATCGCAATAACAAAAATATTATTAGACGCCGGAGCCCAAAACATCATCCAATGCGACAGCAAAGGAACAATCTACAAAGGCCGAGAAACAAACATGAACAAATACAAAAAACAAATAGCCAACAAAACAAACCCAGAAAACATAAAAGGAAACCTAAAAAAATCAATGAAAAACGCAGACCTATTCATAGGCCTATCAGTCCCAAACGTAGTTAACAAAAAAATGATCCGTAATATGGCCGAAAACCCAATAGTCTTCCCAATGGCCAACCCAGAACCAGAAATATACCCAGAAAAAGCAAAAGAAGCCGGAGCCAAAATAGTAGGATCAGGCCGCAGCGACTACCCCAACCAAATAAACAACGTCCTAGGATTCCCAGGAATATTCAGAGGCGCACTAGACATAAGAGCCCAAGACATAAACGAAGAAATGAAGATCGCCGCAGCAAAAGCACTAGCCGACCTAGCAAAACAACCAATACTAAAAAAACTAAAAAAACAATACCCAGATGAAGACCTAAAAGGATTCAACGAAAACTACATAATACCAAAACCACTCGACCCAAGAGTCGTACCAAAAGTCGCAGAAGCAGTCGCACAAGCCGGAATAAAAACAGGCGTAGCAAGAAAAAAACCAAAACCAGGCCAAATAGAACAAAAAACCAAAAAACTCACCCAAAAAAACAGATTAATATAA
- the pgk gene encoding phosphoglycerate kinase produces the protein MQDKEYLNIEDVNTVGKTVLVRIDVNSPIDPASKRILDDNRFRSHKQTFNKLRNSKVVVIAHQSRPGRNDFTTTEQHANKLSEILQRPVEYIDDIFGTRARQKIQKMETGDIIFLENVRFYSEEVLQRDPQTQGETIIVNKLTPYFDYFIMDAFAAAHRSQPSIVGFPQKIPSISGCLMEKEIKTLQKIKKEFKNTYFVLGGVKIKDSIDVINHLLENKTAEKIFVTGVVANTFLKAKGHKIGKPNTDLIKEISDTKQIQQAKKILKKHKNKIETPKDVAIEQNGQRKDIPINKIPQNKMIQDIGIETIADFTDKFKNCQAIVMNGPAGVFEKQKFAIGTNELVRTAAELNAYTIIGGGHICTAAEDACTKKQYDHISTGGGALMQFFTNKKLPALQALKNSKQKFKTKY, from the coding sequence TTGCAAGACAAGGAATACCTAAACATCGAAGATGTAAACACAGTAGGAAAAACAGTACTAGTACGAATAGACGTAAACTCACCAATAGACCCAGCATCCAAAAGAATACTAGACGACAATAGATTCAGATCCCACAAACAAACATTCAACAAACTTAGAAACTCAAAAGTAGTAGTCATAGCACACCAAAGCAGGCCAGGAAGAAACGACTTCACAACCACAGAACAACACGCCAACAAACTAAGCGAAATACTACAAAGACCCGTAGAATACATCGACGACATATTTGGAACCAGAGCAAGACAAAAAATACAAAAAATGGAAACCGGCGACATAATATTCCTAGAAAACGTCAGATTCTACTCCGAAGAAGTATTACAACGAGACCCCCAAACACAAGGAGAAACAATAATAGTAAACAAACTCACACCCTACTTCGACTACTTCATAATGGACGCCTTCGCAGCAGCACACCGATCACAACCCTCAATCGTAGGATTCCCCCAAAAAATACCCTCAATATCAGGCTGCCTAATGGAAAAAGAAATCAAAACACTCCAAAAAATCAAAAAAGAATTCAAAAACACATACTTCGTATTAGGCGGAGTAAAAATAAAAGACAGCATCGACGTAATAAACCACCTACTAGAAAACAAAACAGCAGAAAAAATATTCGTAACAGGAGTAGTAGCAAACACCTTCCTAAAAGCAAAAGGCCACAAAATAGGAAAACCAAACACAGACCTAATAAAAGAAATCTCAGACACAAAACAAATACAACAAGCCAAAAAAATACTCAAAAAACACAAAAACAAAATAGAAACACCAAAAGACGTAGCAATAGAACAAAACGGACAAAGAAAAGACATACCAATAAACAAAATCCCACAAAACAAAATGATCCAAGACATAGGAATAGAAACAATAGCAGACTTCACAGACAAATTCAAAAACTGCCAAGCAATCGTAATGAACGGACCCGCAGGAGTATTCGAAAAACAAAAATTCGCCATCGGAACAAACGAACTAGTCCGAACAGCAGCCGAACTAAACGCATACACAATAATAGGAGGCGGCCACATATGCACCGCAGCCGAAGACGCCTGCACCAAAAAACAATACGACCACATAAGCACCGGCGGCGGAGCACTAATGCAATTCTTCACAAACAAAAAACTCCCAGCCCTACAAGCACTCAAAAACTCAAAACAAAAATTCAAAACCAAATACTAA